The following are encoded in a window of Mycobacteroides chelonae CCUG 47445 genomic DNA:
- the topA gene encoding type I DNA topoisomerase → MRRLVIVESPTKARKIAGYLGDGYVVESSRGHIRDLPRAAADVPAKYKSEPWARLGVNVDEDFEPLYIVSPDKKGTVTELKGLLKDVDELYLATDGDREGEAIAWHLLETLKPKVPVRRMVFHEITEQAILAAAQDPRDLDNNLVDAQETRRILDRLYGYEVSPVLWKKVGRNLSAGRVQSVATRIIVQRERDRMAFRSAGYWDLGAELDAGSEAKPPRFNARLLSVDALRVASGRDFDSLGQVKKADDVLVLDEVRANALVAGLAQATLTVASAEEKPYTRKPYPPFMTSTLQQEAGRKLRFSSERTMSIAQRLYENGYITYMRTDSTTLSESALTAARSQAAELYGSEYVHPSPRQYTRKVKNAQEAHEAIRPAGETFKTPGQLHSLIDNDEFRLYELIWQRTVASQMADARGTTLSLRLAGTATSGEQVVFTASGRTITFPGFLSAYVETVDELAGGEADDEERRLPQLKQGQTVTVAELSADGHTTNPPARYTEASLIKALEELGIGRPSTYSSIIRTIQDRGYVHKRGSALVPSWTAFAVIGLLEQHFGRLVDYDFTAAMEDDLDEIASGNERRTNWLNAFYFGGEHGVEGSVARAGGLKRLVGVNLEEIDAREVNSIKLFDDDQGRPIYVRVGKNGPYLERMITGDDGEPTPQRANVKDGVTPDELTVEMAEQLFAIPQEGRTLGVDPESGHEIVAKDGRFGPYVTEVLPAPPEQLDAAEADAKPKRGAKKVEGPKPRTGSLLKSMTLETVTLEDALKLLSLPRVVGVDPANGEEITAQNGRYGPYLKRGTDSRSLATEDQMFTITLDEALKIYSEPKRRGGQAASAAPLRELGADSATGKPMVIKDGRFGPYVTDGETNASLRKGDDVLSITDERASELLADRRARGPVKRVKKAPAKAAKKAPAKKAAAKKAAKKAT, encoded by the coding sequence GTGCGACGGCTCGTCATCGTCGAATCACCGACGAAGGCCCGCAAGATCGCTGGCTACCTCGGCGACGGATACGTCGTCGAGTCCTCGCGTGGCCACATCCGGGACCTGCCCCGTGCCGCTGCCGACGTTCCGGCCAAGTACAAGTCCGAACCCTGGGCTCGACTCGGGGTGAACGTCGACGAAGACTTCGAGCCGCTCTACATCGTCAGCCCCGATAAGAAGGGCACCGTCACCGAACTCAAGGGCCTGCTGAAGGACGTTGACGAGCTTTATCTCGCAACGGACGGTGACCGCGAGGGTGAGGCCATCGCCTGGCACCTGCTGGAGACTCTCAAGCCCAAGGTGCCCGTCAGACGCATGGTCTTCCACGAGATCACCGAGCAAGCCATCCTTGCGGCCGCTCAGGACCCCCGTGACCTCGACAACAACCTCGTCGACGCACAGGAGACCCGCCGCATCCTGGACCGGCTCTACGGCTACGAGGTCAGCCCCGTGCTGTGGAAGAAGGTCGGACGGAACCTGTCCGCCGGGCGCGTGCAGTCGGTGGCGACCCGGATCATCGTCCAGCGCGAACGCGACCGCATGGCGTTCCGCAGCGCCGGGTACTGGGATCTGGGTGCCGAACTGGACGCCGGCAGCGAGGCCAAGCCTCCGCGTTTCAACGCCCGCCTGCTGAGCGTTGACGCGCTGCGCGTGGCTTCCGGTCGCGACTTCGACTCGCTGGGTCAGGTCAAGAAGGCTGACGATGTGCTGGTTCTCGACGAGGTGCGGGCCAACGCGCTGGTCGCCGGACTGGCTCAGGCCACCCTGACGGTTGCCTCCGCCGAGGAAAAGCCGTACACCCGTAAGCCGTACCCGCCGTTCATGACATCGACGCTGCAGCAGGAAGCCGGGCGCAAGCTGCGGTTCTCCTCCGAGCGCACCATGAGCATTGCGCAGCGGCTGTATGAAAACGGCTACATCACTTATATGCGTACCGATTCCACGACGCTGTCCGAATCGGCATTGACTGCCGCGCGTAGCCAAGCCGCGGAGTTGTACGGAAGCGAATATGTGCACCCGTCGCCACGGCAATACACACGCAAGGTGAAAAATGCGCAGGAAGCGCACGAGGCTATTCGTCCCGCAGGCGAGACTTTCAAAACTCCGGGACAATTGCATTCACTGATCGACAATGACGAATTCCGTCTGTACGAGCTGATCTGGCAACGCACCGTTGCTTCGCAGATGGCCGATGCACGCGGGACCACGTTGAGCCTGCGACTGGCCGGCACCGCCACTTCCGGCGAGCAGGTGGTGTTCACAGCCAGTGGCCGCACCATCACGTTCCCCGGCTTCTTGTCGGCGTACGTCGAGACCGTGGATGAGCTGGCCGGTGGCGAGGCAGACGACGAGGAACGTCGTCTCCCGCAGCTCAAGCAGGGCCAGACCGTCACGGTCGCCGAGCTGTCCGCGGACGGACACACCACCAATCCGCCCGCTCGCTACACTGAGGCCTCGCTCATCAAGGCGTTGGAAGAGTTGGGGATTGGGCGTCCGTCGACCTACTCGTCGATCATCCGGACCATCCAGGACCGCGGCTACGTGCACAAGCGTGGCAGCGCGCTGGTGCCCTCATGGACCGCGTTCGCGGTGATCGGTCTGCTGGAGCAACACTTCGGCCGACTTGTCGACTACGACTTCACCGCGGCGATGGAGGATGACCTCGACGAGATCGCCTCCGGTAATGAACGGCGCACAAACTGGTTGAACGCCTTCTATTTTGGTGGCGAGCACGGTGTCGAAGGTTCGGTGGCCCGCGCCGGCGGACTCAAACGCCTGGTGGGTGTGAACCTCGAGGAGATCGACGCCCGCGAGGTCAACTCGATCAAGCTGTTCGACGATGACCAGGGCCGCCCCATCTATGTGCGGGTTGGAAAGAACGGCCCGTACCTGGAGCGGATGATCACCGGCGACGACGGGGAACCGACTCCGCAGCGCGCCAACGTCAAGGACGGCGTCACCCCCGACGAACTGACCGTCGAGATGGCAGAGCAGCTGTTCGCGATTCCACAGGAGGGTCGGACGCTGGGTGTTGACCCGGAGTCCGGGCACGAAATCGTCGCCAAGGATGGACGTTTCGGTCCCTACGTCACCGAGGTGCTGCCCGCACCGCCGGAGCAGCTGGACGCCGCCGAGGCGGACGCAAAGCCTAAGCGGGGCGCCAAGAAGGTGGAGGGGCCCAAGCCGCGTACTGGCTCGCTGCTGAAGTCCATGACGTTGGAGACGGTGACGCTCGAGGACGCGCTCAAGCTGCTGTCCTTGCCGCGCGTGGTCGGTGTTGATCCCGCCAACGGCGAGGAGATTACCGCCCAGAACGGGCGGTACGGCCCATACCTCAAGCGCGGCACCGATTCTCGATCACTTGCCACCGAGGATCAGATGTTCACCATCACCCTCGACGAGGCGCTGAAGATCTACTCCGAGCCGAAACGTCGTGGCGGTCAGGCGGCTTCGGCAGCTCCGCTGCGTGAGCTCGGTGCGGATTCGGCGACCGGCAAACCGATGGTGATCAAGGACGGGCGCTTCGGCCCGTATGTCACCGACGGGGAGACCAACGCCAGCCTGCGTAAGGGCGATGACGTGCTGTCGATCACCGATGAGCGCGCCTCGGAGTTGCTTGCCGACCGTCGTGCGCGGGGTCCCGTGAAGCGCGTCAAGAAGGCGCCGGCTAAGGCGGCAAAGAAGGCTCCCGCCAAGAAGGCCGCGGCGAAGAAGGCCGCCAAGAAGGCGACCTAG
- a CDS encoding adenylate/guanylate cyclase domain-containing protein, which yields MRTPWPLFIMGIAQSNLVGALFVLGFLRFGLPPSDRVELSELGTARLIILGVSLFILFIAGAIVSTYLLLPVLRWQYSSPDFESEGSESVRVRALQMPFYRTVISVATWLVGGAIFVAVTWSSTHSSVLVAAFATVLGATTTSIIGYLQSERVLRPVAIQALRRGVPENVTAPGVIVRQILTWALSTGVPILAIVLTVVGQRAGYLKSNADNLTGSILILAIIALAIGLMGTLLVATSIADPLRQLRWALSEVQRGNYNAHVPIYDASELGLLQAGFNDMVRDLGERQRLRDLFGRYVGEDVARRALEYGTELGGQERSVAVLFVDLVGSTQLASTRGPAVVVRVLNEFFRVIVDTVNKHGGFVNKFQGDAALAIFGAPIDHPDGAAAALAAARELAHELTNVLGSNDFGIGVSAGRAIAGHIGAQARFEYTVIGDPVNEAARLTELAKNEPGNVLASASAVMEARDQEALRWDVGETVELRGRNVSTQVARPRRV from the coding sequence ATGCGCACCCCATGGCCTCTTTTCATCATGGGTATCGCACAGTCGAACCTGGTCGGGGCCCTGTTCGTCTTGGGCTTCCTGCGCTTCGGCCTACCGCCGAGCGACAGGGTGGAACTGTCAGAGCTCGGCACTGCACGGCTCATCATCCTCGGCGTCTCGCTGTTCATCCTGTTCATTGCCGGCGCCATCGTCAGCACCTACCTGCTGTTACCGGTGCTGCGCTGGCAGTACAGCTCCCCAGACTTCGAATCCGAAGGATCGGAGTCTGTGCGCGTCCGTGCCCTGCAGATGCCCTTCTACCGCACGGTCATCAGCGTCGCGACCTGGCTCGTGGGTGGTGCGATCTTCGTCGCCGTCACCTGGTCATCCACCCATAGCTCGGTACTGGTCGCGGCATTCGCGACCGTGCTGGGCGCCACTACCACCAGCATCATCGGCTACCTGCAGTCCGAGCGCGTCCTGCGCCCGGTAGCCATTCAGGCACTGCGCCGTGGCGTGCCGGAAAATGTCACCGCGCCAGGGGTTATCGTCCGCCAGATACTCACCTGGGCATTGAGCACCGGTGTACCGATCCTGGCGATCGTGCTCACCGTCGTGGGCCAACGCGCGGGATATCTGAAGTCCAATGCCGACAACCTCACCGGGTCCATCCTGATCCTGGCGATCATCGCGCTGGCGATCGGTCTGATGGGCACGCTGCTAGTCGCCACCTCGATCGCCGACCCACTGCGCCAATTACGTTGGGCGCTCAGCGAGGTACAGCGCGGCAACTACAACGCCCACGTGCCCATTTATGACGCGAGCGAGCTCGGACTGCTGCAGGCCGGGTTTAACGACATGGTGCGTGATCTCGGTGAACGGCAACGCCTGCGCGACCTCTTCGGCCGCTACGTCGGTGAGGATGTCGCACGTCGGGCACTCGAGTACGGCACCGAACTCGGTGGTCAAGAGCGCAGTGTCGCTGTGCTTTTCGTCGACCTGGTGGGATCTACCCAGTTGGCGTCGACACGCGGGCCTGCGGTGGTCGTGAGGGTCCTCAACGAGTTCTTCCGGGTCATCGTCGACACCGTCAACAAGCACGGTGGCTTCGTCAACAAATTCCAGGGTGACGCGGCGCTGGCCATCTTCGGTGCACCCATCGACCACCCCGATGGTGCCGCAGCAGCGCTGGCTGCCGCCCGCGAGCTGGCCCATGAACTCACCAACGTGTTGGGCTCCAACGACTTTGGAATCGGGGTCTCGGCGGGACGCGCTATCGCCGGACACATCGGGGCACAAGCGCGTTTCGAGTACACCGTCATCGGCGATCCCGTGAACGAGGCAGCCCGGTTGACCGAGCTGGCCAAGAACGAACCCGGAAACGTGCTGGCGTCCGCCTCCGCGGTCATGGAGGCACGCGATCAAGAGGCCCTGCGCTGGGATGTCGGTGAGACCGTCGAACTGCGCGGCCGCAACGTGTCCACTCAGGTGGCACGTCCGCGCCGCGTCTAG
- a CDS encoding DNA polymerase III subunit delta', whose translation MSGVFGRLVDQGAVVSTLSSAALAARGDDVGRMTHAWLFTGPPGSGRSVAALCFAAALQCESEGAAGCGECRACTTTMAGTHADVRRVVPEGLSIGVDEMRAIVQAAWRRPSTGRWLVVLIEDADRLTEGAGNVLLKVVEEPPPRTVFLLCAPSVDQEDISITLRSRCRHVALVTPSVTAIAQVLTDRDGIDPEQAQWAASVSGGHVGRARRLATDEQARARRLRALGLAREAATPTRAYAAAEELVSSADTEAKEQTAARNEAEEEELRTALGAGGTGKGAATALRGAAGVLKDLERKQKSRQTRASRDALDRTLIDLATYFRDALVLSVGAAEEGRVALHHPDMADRLGPMVDRVPPEQLLQCIEAVLACREALAVNVKPKFAIDALVATAGQALRPSE comes from the coding sequence ATGAGCGGGGTTTTCGGTCGCCTGGTGGATCAGGGAGCGGTGGTTTCCACGCTCTCCTCTGCGGCATTGGCCGCGCGTGGGGATGACGTGGGCCGGATGACCCACGCGTGGTTGTTCACCGGACCGCCGGGGTCGGGCCGATCGGTGGCCGCTTTGTGTTTTGCCGCCGCCCTCCAGTGTGAATCGGAGGGGGCTGCGGGCTGTGGGGAGTGCCGTGCTTGCACCACCACGATGGCCGGGACCCATGCTGACGTGCGCAGAGTCGTTCCCGAGGGATTGTCGATCGGTGTGGACGAGATGCGCGCCATCGTGCAGGCGGCCTGGCGCCGTCCGAGTACCGGGCGTTGGCTGGTGGTGCTGATCGAGGACGCCGACCGGTTGACCGAGGGCGCCGGCAACGTGCTGTTGAAGGTGGTGGAGGAGCCGCCGCCGCGAACGGTGTTCTTGCTGTGCGCCCCCTCGGTGGACCAGGAGGACATCTCGATCACCTTGCGATCGCGCTGCCGTCATGTGGCGCTCGTCACCCCCTCGGTGACTGCTATCGCACAGGTGTTGACGGACCGCGACGGGATCGATCCCGAGCAGGCGCAGTGGGCCGCATCGGTGAGCGGTGGTCATGTCGGCCGCGCGCGCAGGCTCGCCACCGATGAGCAGGCCCGTGCCCGGCGGCTCCGAGCATTGGGGCTGGCCCGGGAGGCTGCGACCCCCACGCGGGCGTATGCGGCGGCCGAGGAGTTGGTGAGCAGCGCCGACACCGAGGCGAAGGAACAGACGGCCGCCCGCAACGAGGCCGAAGAGGAAGAGCTGAGGACGGCGCTGGGGGCCGGCGGCACCGGCAAGGGTGCGGCGACAGCGCTGCGCGGAGCAGCGGGTGTCTTGAAGGACTTGGAGCGTAAACAAAAATCGCGTCAGACCAGGGCATCGCGTGATGCCCTGGACCGCACGCTCATCGATTTGGCCACCTACTTCCGAGACGCCCTGGTGCTGTCGGTGGGCGCTGCCGAGGAGGGCCGGGTGGCGCTGCATCACCCCGATATGGCCGACCGGCTCGGGCCGATGGTGGACCGGGTGCCCCCCGAACAGCTTCTGCAATGCATCGAGGCCGTTCTAGCGTGCCGAGAGGCACTGGCGGTCAATGTGAAACCCAAGTTCGCGATCGATGCCCTGGTCGCGACGGCGGGGCAGGCGCTTCGTCCCTCGGAATGA
- a CDS encoding alpha/beta fold hydrolase: protein MFESQRDVLRAAGFRVVLFDLRGHGVSRPNTAAITADVLVSDVEALIAHLGLSRPVFIGLSLGGNIAQRLVRQAPNGYRALGVLDSTWNTGPLSWIERSSLRLAAPLLRLIPARSLPGVMADASAVTEPARAYLRRAFAAISKAEFLRIWRVTTEFVEPDSDYRTQLPLLLMRGAKDRTGNIATSMPQWAIADGVAEVVIPDAGHVVTLDAPEPVNFALLAFLRNLT from the coding sequence ATGTTCGAATCCCAGCGCGATGTCCTCCGGGCGGCCGGATTTCGCGTTGTGCTCTTCGACTTGCGCGGACATGGAGTCTCGAGACCTAATACGGCCGCCATCACAGCGGACGTGCTGGTATCAGACGTGGAAGCGTTGATCGCCCACCTGGGCCTGAGCCGGCCGGTGTTCATCGGACTTTCTTTGGGCGGCAACATCGCGCAGCGTCTTGTCAGGCAGGCGCCGAATGGCTATCGGGCGCTGGGTGTCCTCGACTCGACCTGGAACACCGGTCCATTGTCTTGGATCGAAAGGTCATCTTTGCGGCTCGCTGCTCCGCTGCTGCGGCTCATACCGGCACGATCCTTGCCGGGTGTCATGGCGGATGCCTCGGCGGTTACCGAGCCCGCGCGTGCCTACCTGCGCCGGGCGTTTGCGGCGATATCGAAGGCCGAGTTTCTCAGGATATGGCGCGTGACCACCGAGTTCGTTGAGCCCGATAGCGATTACCGCACACAGTTGCCACTGCTGCTGATGCGCGGAGCAAAAGATCGCACCGGAAACATCGCGACATCAATGCCGCAGTGGGCAATCGCGGACGGCGTCGCCGAGGTGGTCATTCCCGATGCCGGTCATGTCGTGACGTTGGATGCCCCCGAACCTGTGAATTTTGCGCTCCTCGCCTTTCTCCGGAACTTGACGTAA
- a CDS encoding helix-turn-helix transcriptional regulator, which yields MPDFSQRLSHLFATVHPAGRGPYSLNEVVTALGERGVEVSSPYLSLLRKGERSNPAPDIVAALAEFFQVSPAYFYDADYAASVNRDLDWLVQLRDSKVREIAQRSYALSENSRQAIADMVDHLRKVEGIPDKEAGASKSS from the coding sequence GTGCCAGACTTTTCGCAGCGCTTGAGCCATTTGTTTGCCACTGTGCATCCGGCCGGGCGCGGACCTTATTCCCTCAACGAGGTTGTCACCGCGCTGGGCGAGCGCGGGGTCGAGGTGTCCTCGCCCTATCTGTCGCTCCTGCGCAAGGGCGAACGATCGAACCCGGCGCCGGACATCGTCGCGGCACTAGCCGAGTTCTTCCAGGTGAGCCCCGCCTACTTCTACGACGCCGACTACGCCGCGTCGGTGAATCGCGATTTGGATTGGCTTGTGCAGCTGCGTGACTCAAAGGTTCGTGAGATCGCGCAGCGCAGCTATGCGCTCTCCGAGAACAGTCGGCAGGCCATCGCCGACATGGTCGATCACTTACGCAAGGTCGAGGGCATACCCGACAAGGAAGCCGGCGCCTCCAAGTCTTCCTGA
- a CDS encoding GAP family protein, whose amino-acid sequence MLTLLLAFAGFACLDALNVLNIGVATTIVYVTRLERRSAFPGGLSFVTGLFVALFTFGLATVLGVRSLTDVAGGSDITPSTRYWAQLIIGILLIAVAALTWFTEPVTPPWIRTVARRHPWLLALVGLALGYAEAPTSVPYLSALAMLASRHPLPSMWPLLLVGYGLVAILPSLLILVLSTRRSPRARRVQRGLVRTVTRYGPTAIRVIFLGLGGVLIVGALLHHSALGLR is encoded by the coding sequence GTGCTCACCCTGTTGCTGGCGTTCGCAGGATTCGCCTGCCTGGACGCCCTCAACGTGCTCAACATCGGTGTCGCAACCACCATCGTCTATGTGACCCGGCTGGAACGGCGGTCGGCATTTCCCGGCGGCCTCAGCTTCGTCACCGGCCTCTTCGTGGCGCTGTTCACCTTTGGACTCGCGACCGTGCTCGGTGTGCGCTCGCTGACCGATGTGGCCGGCGGCTCGGACATCACCCCGTCCACCCGATACTGGGCGCAACTGATCATCGGCATTCTGTTGATCGCCGTTGCGGCGCTGACCTGGTTCACCGAACCGGTGACGCCACCATGGATTCGCACTGTTGCGCGACGCCATCCATGGCTTCTCGCGCTTGTGGGTCTCGCATTGGGCTACGCGGAGGCACCCACATCTGTTCCGTATTTGAGCGCGCTGGCGATGCTCGCCTCACGTCACCCGCTGCCGTCGATGTGGCCGCTGCTGTTGGTCGGCTATGGCTTGGTCGCGATTCTTCCCAGTCTGCTGATTCTCGTACTGTCGACGCGACGGTCCCCTCGCGCGCGGCGAGTGCAGCGAGGTCTAGTGCGAACGGTGACGCGATACGGCCCCACCGCGATTCGGGTCATATTCCTGGGCCTCGGGGGCGTACTGATTGTCGGCGCGCTGCTGCATCACAGTGCTCTGGGGCTCCGCTAA
- a CDS encoding CPBP family intramembrane glutamic endopeptidase — protein MRTYIDIAVVVAVLVATNLIAHFTTPWANFVVVPVAAIGLLALIRYRGHSWAELGLGRDHWRSGAKYAAVAVVIVGAVIGIGLLLPVTRPMFLNSSYATTVSGALLASFVLIPLQTVIPEELAFRGVLHGTMARAWGFRGVAAVGSLLFGFWHIATSLGLTTGNVGLTKLLGVGLWAQIAGVAGAVVATALAGFVFTWLRRRSGSLLAPIALHWSLNGMGVLAAVLVWHLV, from the coding sequence GTGCGCACGTATATCGATATCGCCGTCGTGGTCGCCGTTCTCGTGGCCACGAATCTGATCGCGCACTTCACCACGCCATGGGCCAATTTCGTGGTGGTACCGGTCGCCGCGATCGGGCTGCTGGCTCTGATCCGCTACCGCGGCCATTCGTGGGCTGAGCTGGGGTTGGGCCGGGACCACTGGCGTTCGGGCGCCAAATACGCAGCCGTCGCGGTTGTCATCGTCGGCGCGGTGATCGGCATCGGTCTCTTGCTGCCGGTCACCCGGCCTATGTTCCTCAACAGCAGTTACGCCACGACCGTCTCGGGTGCGTTGCTCGCCTCCTTCGTCCTGATCCCGCTGCAGACCGTGATTCCCGAGGAGCTCGCATTTCGGGGGGTTCTGCACGGCACGATGGCTCGAGCCTGGGGCTTTCGCGGAGTCGCGGCCGTCGGGTCTCTGCTGTTCGGCTTCTGGCACATCGCCACGTCCTTGGGATTGACGACCGGCAACGTCGGCCTGACCAAGCTGCTCGGCGTGGGCCTGTGGGCACAGATCGCCGGCGTGGCCGGAGCGGTGGTGGCCACCGCTCTTGCCGGATTTGTCTTTACGTGGCTGCGGCGTCGTAGTGGCAGCCTCTTGGCGCCCATCGCGTTGCATTGGTCGCTCAACGGAATGGGAGTGCTGGCCGCAGTCCTGGTCTGGCATCTCGTCTAG
- a CDS encoding membrane protein, which produces MAPLIALLAGTLLARLVGTQGSALVSSWPAAVAVGLAAMFTLTGIAHFVPKMRDAMIAIVPPRIPAPGFLVALTGVLELLGAIGVLVPSTRVVAAACLGVLLVVMFPANVYAASQRSNPLSTPLGWRTAEQLLFLAATAIVVWG; this is translated from the coding sequence ATGGCACCGCTCATTGCCCTGCTCGCCGGGACGCTCCTGGCGCGTTTAGTCGGCACTCAAGGGTCGGCACTCGTCAGTTCGTGGCCAGCCGCGGTGGCGGTCGGTCTCGCCGCGATGTTCACGCTGACCGGGATCGCACATTTCGTCCCGAAGATGCGTGATGCGATGATCGCGATCGTTCCGCCACGGATTCCGGCGCCCGGGTTCCTGGTGGCGCTCACCGGAGTCCTCGAACTGCTCGGCGCGATCGGTGTCCTCGTTCCCTCGACGAGGGTGGTGGCAGCCGCGTGCTTGGGAGTGCTGTTGGTGGTGATGTTTCCGGCCAATGTGTATGCCGCGAGTCAGCGGTCGAATCCGCTGTCCACTCCCCTTGGTTGGCGCACCGCCGAACAGCTGCTGTTTCTCGCGGCTACCGCGATCGTCGTATGGGGCTAG
- a CDS encoding TetR/AcrR family transcriptional regulator: MAYHHGDLRAAILASAADMVSRRGPTELSLRELAREAGVSHAAPAHHFGDRRGLFTALAADGFTKLAEALHGAHPDFHAAALAYVDFALSHPGHYSVMFEPALLDCTDAQLTAARERAGAALNAGIETLTPRQTSADKVTAARAAWSLVHGFVSLWSTGALADSREEADPKTIASQIAYALFPPTG; the protein is encoded by the coding sequence ATGGCGTATCACCATGGCGATCTGCGGGCGGCGATCCTGGCCAGCGCGGCCGACATGGTGAGCCGCCGCGGCCCCACCGAGCTGTCACTACGGGAACTGGCTCGCGAGGCGGGTGTCTCCCACGCCGCACCCGCCCACCATTTCGGCGATCGTCGCGGACTGTTCACCGCGCTGGCGGCCGACGGATTCACCAAACTGGCCGAGGCGCTGCACGGCGCGCACCCCGACTTCCATGCCGCGGCGCTGGCCTACGTGGACTTCGCCTTGAGTCATCCGGGCCACTACTCGGTGATGTTCGAACCCGCGCTCCTAGATTGCACCGACGCGCAATTGACCGCGGCACGTGAGCGTGCCGGGGCGGCACTGAATGCGGGAATCGAGACGTTGACGCCACGTCAGACCTCGGCCGACAAGGTCACCGCGGCCCGCGCTGCGTGGTCATTGGTGCACGGTTTTGTCTCGCTGTGGTCGACTGGGGCACTTGCTGATTCGCGTGAAGAAGCCGATCCGAAAACGATCGCCTCGCAGATCGCCTATGCGCTGTTCCCGCCCACCGGCTAG
- a CDS encoding DUF4352 domain-containing protein yields the protein MIAKRLCALGLTGIFLTACGGGEASESRPTLIHVGPTGGGAETKVVTAEEGKPGALGQQVRDGDLAFVVTRVSDAGTVGDVANPALQATAVGTFVVVHVEVLNLGQTTHSFLGDEQKLKDAAGKEYTPDSMANILARNAEQLEPGAELGPGAQKRSVLVYDVPAGTVPKEIDLHTDYRSKGAKVLLG from the coding sequence ATGATCGCGAAACGCCTTTGCGCTCTGGGCCTTACCGGAATTTTTCTCACCGCGTGCGGAGGCGGTGAGGCCTCGGAGAGCCGCCCGACCCTGATCCACGTCGGCCCTACCGGCGGAGGGGCGGAGACCAAGGTGGTCACGGCGGAAGAAGGCAAACCCGGGGCTCTTGGACAGCAGGTGCGCGATGGCGACCTCGCGTTTGTGGTCACCCGGGTGAGTGATGCCGGAACCGTTGGTGACGTGGCGAATCCCGCGCTGCAGGCGACCGCCGTCGGCACCTTCGTCGTGGTCCACGTCGAGGTTCTCAACCTCGGACAGACCACCCACTCCTTCCTCGGCGATGAACAAAAGCTCAAGGACGCCGCGGGCAAGGAGTACACGCCCGATAGCATGGCAAATATCTTGGCGCGCAATGCCGAACAGCTCGAGCCCGGCGCAGAACTGGGACCCGGCGCACAGAAGCGGTCAGTGCTCGTCTACGACGTGCCGGCCGGCACGGTGCCCAAGGAGATCGATCTGCACACCGACTACCGATCCAAGGGCGCAAAGGTTCTACTCGGCTAG